In Lates calcarifer isolate ASB-BC8 linkage group LG21, TLL_Latcal_v3, whole genome shotgun sequence, a single window of DNA contains:
- the atf5b gene encoding uncharacterized protein atf5b — protein MAASILRKKIPPISTGELGAPLLQQASHNQSRPRTGAEPVERQHLIGDGHSDWMTEKVDLSSFVSTTESSPSSSLPPSPLEQDVKVPSDLEVMTSLLQEELAQLEDYFRSESTSTTSKLEKSSKCDKGAQAMGSQSYYQLPYGSYGSSQSETSPVVVTLATGELDLASFCGGPIGRTKIARPAPYNYHHRYHHNNGRRIISETVKVGEEVGLDTWGSRGSYSGSTELSVNHYSTLKTVSKNSLGSVKKVRECALSLKEEESYCFSEGMFCSEEIARGFCLGGSYESHHKREGQLMHNVKVNVSYDGTGLDVLHCSKDGGLSGSIPQETMVAGDGYFHQSMASTEPYHSFIGDLDQPSQAQAVEPQHGHYLYPECLADQSYECLSRGEGEGPLMGAPIHRPTQRLKDEHCSIKPSLVMGAASLDAGSGERKQKKRDQNKTAAHRYRLRKRAELDSLEEELHGLEGQNRELRDKAESVEREIQYVKDLLIEVYKARSQRLKQDGSA, from the exons ATGGCGGCATCGATCCTTCGCAAGAAAATTCCTCCCATTTCCACAGGCGAGCTTGGCGCTCCCCTTCTCCAACAGGCTAGCCACAACCAATCACGGCCAAGGACGGGGGCGGAGCCAGTGGAGAGGCAGCACTTAATTG GTGATGGTCACTCAGATTGGATGACGGAAAAAGTTGATTTGTCTTCATTTGTGTCGACGACCGAGTCTTCTCCAAGCTCTTCCCTTCCACCCTCGCCATTAGAACAAGATGTCAAGGTGCCCTCGGATCTGGAGGTCATGACCTCTCTAttgcaggaggagctggctcAGCTGGAGGACTACTTCCGCTCCGAGTCCACATCCACGACAAGCAAGTTGGAGAAATCCTCAAAATGTGACAAGGGTGCTCAAGCCATGGGCTCCCAGTCTTATTATCAGTTACCCTATGGGTCCTATGggtccagccaatcagaaaccaGCCCTGTGGTTGTTACCTTGGCAACAGGGGAATTGGACCTGGCCAGCTTCTGTGGCGGTCCCATCGGCAGAACCAAAATTGCTCGACCTGCTCCGTACAACTACCATCACCGCTACCACCACAACAACGGGCGAAGAATAATCAGTGAGACTGTGAAAGTCGGGGAGGAAGTTGGACTTGATACGTGGGGCTCCAGGGGAAGTTACTCAGGAAGCACAGAGTTGTCTGTGAACCACTACTCCACACTGAAGACAGTAAGCAAGAACAGCCTCGGCAGCGTCAAGAAGGTGAGAGAATGTGCTTTATCGTTGAAGGAAGAGGAAAGTTATTGTTTTTCAGAAGGAATGTTTTGCAGTGAAGAGATTGCTCGAGGTTTTTGTCTTGGTGGCTCATACGAGAGCCACCACAAGCGAGAGGGACAGTTGATGCACAATGTTAAGGTCAATGTAAGTTACGACGGCACAGGGCTCGATGTGTTGCACTGCAGCAAAGATGGAGGACTTTCTGGAAGTATTCCCCAAGAGACAATGGTGGCCGGTGACGGCTACTTCCATCAGTCCATGGCCAGCACAGAGCCTTACCATAGCTTTATAGGTGACTTAGATCAGCCGTCACAAGCACAGGCTGTAGAGCCCCAACATGGCCACTACCTCTATCCAGAATGCCTTGCAGACCAAAGCTATGAATGTCTGTCCAGAGGGGAGGGTGAGGGGCCACTGATGGGTGCCCCCATCCACCGCCCCACCCAGAGGCTAAAGGATGAGCACTGCTCCATTAAACCATCTCTGGTGATGGGCGCCGCTTCTCTGGATGCTggcagtggagagaggaagcagaagaagagagaccAGAACAAAACTGCTGCTCATAG GTACAGGCTGCGTAAGAGGGCGGAGCTAGACtctctggaggaggagctgcatgGCCTCGAGGGGCAGAACCGGGAGCTTCGTGACAAGGCGGAGTCAGTGGAGCGAGAAATCCAGTATGTCAAAGATTTACTGATCGAGGTCTACAAGGCTCGAAGTCAGCGGCTCAAACAGGATGGCAGTGCCTAA